A window of Cohnella herbarum contains these coding sequences:
- a CDS encoding S-layer homology domain-containing protein, which yields MKKWFSQILTIVLVISCIASPLGTASVGAEANASLEERLLSEVAGMLENGLELPEGPDEPVQESPAEAQVSAEFSAVANVTVPTIDPLPALTNQDVVEVTGTADPNSYVTLYYVRVVNGVPVGQPSVYDSTDATETGGFSFSLELLDGEYQLTVMSEYEGQQSDPSAPVSLEMDRTPPDIYSLDHEVSTTFNSVTISWVPPTVPDPDNPGQQVPDPSYHHYELERNGGSSRTITGLSHTDFGLSPENLYVYTLYAVDAAGNKSDGASIKAATFHQYATQVASGGPSFIDAAISGDGEIVAYRSQTRDIPGVYVYNLSTEEDRFVDKTNGSFRTRGMAISDDGRWVVSQVLKSVDGSSTQKYVLSVYDRVNETLRVIAQYSGGFSGIGISANGKRVVFNSYSGELVAGDTNNAEDVFLADLTDPEVVSISRVSQGTEGVQTTSGSEEPSISGDGRYIAFESTARELLPTGSPEAEESFSRLFLYDTQTNELKPIAIPRLGGQTGEMAIHSPVLSHNGNVIVFNALNGTEEAHDLKLLMRYDRLSESSSIINSLPGDGDIRLEKPYLSADGKYVVTDYYNNVPNMDEAPFLAQRGAIRFEVEAPNRVRSIGNITGSTRDVHVNRDGSRVIYTTADGAEGRGVYVICLDNCEGGEIDPLSSANWSVPDSDKVEEQLKPLSTLTIEAMGKPDQAVEAVIDYKVSQPGNDANQLPKQLTVNLPEAAGGVYRGLFTLPERTVEITGIRVRLASGGFEKTATGLPVNVAGQLQMKVVAANPQLLDRTDIVVTSSGATVATLPYVSGTNSYPIFLAGGKTYKVHMQKRDGTLLSAPQSVSLAYGQKTEASLHPFGIYAMRIEAAVTYNKYVQTGQRIELGLTANADAKVKVTLLYRTASGTARLQTSLVGIGTAFNGAFVVPQDAIELTSIRAVATDAKLELEAEREGLRVPLVIAGSLEVKLGDGEEHGDVKVTVYSESMGVTQSASYRSSQSHIFTGLPPAADYRYIVRDSRGIDLLEGSPQPASVEAGKLRSVTLPIRLADLVVTVKSASGSPVITQVALDAMDGGTPKVSRTNAEGVTTFTDLVHLIGRTIRVTTEGNEIQHGEMKQELVAGKNTMTITLRQRDNVRVFGKVSFQTGRPAADTNVRVSSGGKVYETVTAKDGTYSVLAKEGSATITAWQQATMNSSDPVTLYLTPSEQEAPITMGQERSKVTVNLFTRMGNGDWVGPYELDWREAVHYRITSSNEIVQRGNPTVVKARMGEEVRFCASGAEAGLPSACGVTVIDENMKGQVELRLEDSKALAIADFSLFPEYGSYRLYKIVEGDKRQEMYGGTSRSGLVEIKLPSEGIYELEYKAGSYWASNRFQAALGETIRLGKIVPIANGSYAGREGNQVSADRQTVSQGDQVQVRVAYRNSAQTASTDAKLRLDIPAYSELVAGSVVLNGVAVEPIREEDRFYVPIGTIASRASGAVSYKLRLDGSTPPDLLAIAPAPAMKHAIDGTAVEEPLGSAFIELSSVTLTAPAFTARRDFLVSGSAVPGSAIRIYDREMLAGETIASSAGLWSTKLNLAGEADLTTYRLRAEAEKNGQTWSSGLSVVYYDVNYPEIVNFSMRQTNGRLVSFAPGEDPGKFPYVYTPGNPFVLTAVFNKPNRVKDVKFYFGDQIVEASRQQDGTYQSFIYQQKPGRIGIDYTPIEQAESIGSFVKSEAEQRSALPSRFQQVKEETVEISPREDNGNRQTATYKAVIPTSSGDADFNMNVSLERQLYTPTQQDLIKAAETGVPFYGTQISHSFRNGKLSIELLTYIPEQAFSEAGLLNGKKVSTGMVNGASVSGAVSVVATRVGLAFASKAGENTWKTIDAAYSLADGLGVNETLEEMGKLLDQVSGNCSPASTKKYADQLDKLHTKLIVNESMKAAIMLGGAVMGPATFGIGTVAMFLVSNGIGKVLDGEAAGEFQRIKDGFASDPQCEPEDEERKPRREPKQRLADPVWIYDPSGYVYEVDESNRIGDVSATAIHWIEEENRWKVWDADWYGQQNPLQTTPDGRYGWDVPEGKWKVLYEKIGYLPAQSWEMTVLPPHFDVNVGLISYLPPEVKQVTPGPGGSYVDITFNRHVLESYANDLTIAVLNPDDGRPIDGTVSLLNPVVYLGQRVARTVRFTPETALEVGRSYEALINAAVQSYNHVGMLKDYRTEVRITALDEAAPAEVTELRADSDSRRILVSWRDPEDADLDRLEIVAVRANGLAAAQNLAPVVVAKGVQYALLEGLEENTSYRIDVSAIDGEGNAARKTINATTGASQSIGADITPPTMPSAIQAIAALEAGGIQVSWQDPPDADFASVRLSWRKSGQLAEVGNATVRKGVLSHRISDLERGSSYEIFVSAIDLSGNESYAEKVESIAGGGSVQPGGGGNGGPGTKPGPVKQPDNPAYHSIETAQLGTEAAQYDLFKGELRLMLSSGSLLKATELSAARLSEAGIREAKPAEGSGLSLVGQAYFLKIGEGQSLLKPGALTIRYDSNLLNGADPRKLGIYRLEPDQSRVWTYVGGISDKGSGMTAVFKETGTYAVMLANYTFEDTADHWARVDIEVLAAKHLAEGTGENRFEPNRPVTRAEFAKLAIALLQRMNPAAEFSTQSGEKYSFADVNSKAWYAVWVEEAASLGLINGSGGKFRPADAITREEAAVILARLLGLHKNNESAASVPDGIKERFIDSDEVAGWARQAIGKLIPLGILRGSGGKLYPKGTTTRSEAAVLILRLLEGKVKNE from the coding sequence ATGAAGAAGTGGTTCAGTCAAATCTTGACGATTGTTTTGGTTATAAGCTGCATCGCGAGTCCGCTAGGTACCGCATCCGTAGGAGCGGAGGCGAATGCTTCTCTTGAAGAAAGGCTGTTGAGCGAGGTTGCCGGAATGTTGGAAAACGGTTTGGAGCTGCCGGAAGGGCCGGACGAACCGGTGCAAGAGTCACCGGCAGAAGCTCAGGTATCGGCGGAGTTTTCGGCCGTTGCGAACGTAACGGTTCCGACGATCGATCCGTTGCCTGCGTTAACGAACCAAGATGTCGTTGAAGTAACCGGAACGGCGGATCCGAATTCGTATGTAACGCTTTACTATGTCCGAGTAGTAAATGGGGTGCCGGTTGGACAGCCTTCCGTCTATGATTCCACGGACGCGACCGAAACGGGCGGCTTCAGCTTCTCGTTAGAGTTGCTGGATGGGGAGTATCAGCTGACGGTTATGTCGGAATACGAAGGTCAGCAGAGCGATCCTTCCGCACCGGTATCGTTAGAGATGGATCGCACGCCTCCCGATATTTATTCGCTGGATCATGAAGTATCGACGACCTTCAATTCGGTTACGATCAGTTGGGTGCCTCCTACGGTTCCCGATCCGGACAACCCGGGGCAGCAAGTACCCGATCCTTCCTATCATCATTACGAGTTGGAACGCAACGGCGGCAGCAGTCGGACGATCACCGGACTGTCGCATACGGACTTCGGACTTTCTCCAGAAAACTTATACGTATATACGCTGTATGCGGTAGACGCCGCTGGCAACAAGTCCGATGGAGCATCGATCAAAGCCGCTACTTTCCATCAATATGCGACGCAAGTGGCGTCGGGCGGACCTAGTTTTATAGACGCGGCGATTAGCGGCGACGGAGAAATTGTCGCTTATCGGTCTCAAACCAGGGATATTCCGGGAGTCTACGTATATAATCTGTCAACGGAAGAAGACAGGTTCGTAGATAAAACGAATGGTTCCTTCCGGACCAGAGGAATGGCGATCAGCGATGATGGTCGATGGGTTGTTTCGCAAGTCCTAAAATCGGTCGACGGCAGCAGTACGCAGAAGTACGTTTTATCCGTATACGATCGCGTAAACGAAACATTGAGAGTAATTGCCCAGTATAGCGGCGGCTTCTCGGGAATCGGGATAAGCGCAAACGGCAAACGCGTAGTGTTCAATTCCTATAGCGGCGAGTTGGTCGCAGGGGATACGAACAACGCGGAGGACGTGTTCCTAGCCGACCTGACGGACCCGGAAGTCGTTTCTATTTCCCGGGTTAGCCAGGGCACGGAGGGTGTGCAGACGACAAGCGGCAGCGAAGAGCCTTCCATCAGCGGAGACGGGCGATATATCGCATTCGAATCAACCGCCAGGGAACTGTTGCCGACAGGATCGCCCGAAGCCGAAGAGTCGTTTAGCAGGCTGTTCCTTTACGATACGCAAACCAATGAACTCAAGCCAATAGCGATTCCTCGGCTAGGAGGCCAAACGGGCGAGATGGCGATTCATTCCCCTGTCCTGTCGCATAACGGGAATGTGATCGTGTTTAATGCGCTTAATGGCACTGAAGAAGCTCACGATCTAAAGCTGTTGATGCGTTATGACCGACTATCCGAAAGCAGCTCGATCATCAATTCTCTGCCGGGAGACGGAGACATTCGTTTAGAGAAGCCTTATCTGTCGGCAGACGGCAAATACGTCGTAACGGACTATTACAATAATGTTCCTAACATGGACGAGGCGCCTTTCTTGGCGCAGCGAGGAGCTATTCGTTTCGAGGTCGAAGCGCCGAATCGCGTACGTTCGATCGGCAATATCACGGGTTCGACGCGGGACGTCCATGTGAATCGGGACGGGAGCCGCGTTATCTATACGACGGCGGACGGCGCGGAAGGAAGAGGAGTGTACGTCATCTGTCTAGACAATTGCGAGGGTGGAGAAATTGATCCCCTAAGTTCTGCTAACTGGTCCGTGCCGGATAGCGACAAGGTGGAGGAGCAACTGAAGCCGCTTAGTACCCTAACAATCGAAGCTATGGGGAAGCCTGATCAAGCCGTGGAAGCAGTCATTGACTATAAGGTTTCGCAGCCTGGCAACGATGCCAATCAGCTACCGAAACAATTGACGGTGAATTTGCCCGAGGCTGCAGGTGGTGTATACCGCGGGTTATTTACATTGCCGGAACGGACGGTTGAGATTACAGGTATCCGTGTCAGACTGGCGAGCGGCGGATTCGAGAAGACAGCAACGGGATTGCCAGTCAACGTTGCGGGGCAGCTTCAAATGAAGGTCGTCGCCGCAAATCCTCAATTGCTCGATCGGACGGATATCGTGGTGACCTCTTCCGGGGCAACGGTCGCCACGCTTCCTTACGTATCCGGAACGAACAGCTATCCTATATTCCTAGCAGGCGGGAAAACGTACAAGGTTCACATGCAAAAACGCGACGGAACCCTACTCTCCGCTCCGCAGTCTGTTTCTCTTGCCTATGGCCAGAAAACCGAGGCATCGCTGCATCCCTTCGGGATTTATGCAATGAGGATTGAAGCGGCCGTTACTTATAATAAGTACGTCCAGACGGGTCAACGAATTGAACTTGGGCTCACGGCGAACGCCGATGCCAAAGTAAAGGTAACTCTCCTGTATCGCACGGCATCCGGAACGGCGCGGTTGCAAACCAGTCTGGTCGGTATAGGTACTGCGTTCAATGGAGCTTTCGTTGTTCCCCAGGATGCCATTGAGTTGACGTCGATTCGGGCTGTCGCAACGGATGCAAAGCTGGAACTGGAGGCAGAGCGCGAAGGACTGCGGGTTCCTCTGGTAATTGCCGGTTCGTTGGAGGTGAAGCTGGGAGACGGCGAAGAGCACGGCGATGTTAAGGTAACGGTATATAGCGAGTCCATGGGCGTAACTCAGAGCGCTTCCTACCGTTCCAGTCAGAGCCATATTTTCACCGGATTGCCTCCCGCCGCGGATTATCGCTATATCGTCAGAGATTCGCGGGGAATAGATTTGTTGGAAGGATCTCCCCAGCCCGCTTCCGTCGAAGCCGGCAAGCTCCGCTCAGTGACGCTGCCGATTCGTTTGGCGGATTTGGTCGTTACTGTTAAATCCGCTTCGGGAAGCCCGGTGATCACGCAGGTCGCTCTTGATGCTATGGATGGCGGGACGCCGAAAGTGAGTAGGACGAATGCGGAAGGAGTGACGACTTTTACGGATTTGGTACATCTGATCGGCAGAACGATAAGAGTCACGACGGAAGGGAATGAAATTCAGCATGGGGAAATGAAACAGGAACTCGTGGCCGGAAAAAATACGATGACCATTACTCTAAGGCAACGGGACAATGTTAGAGTATTCGGCAAAGTCAGTTTTCAAACGGGAAGGCCTGCCGCAGATACGAATGTGAGGGTGAGCAGCGGGGGCAAAGTATACGAAACCGTGACGGCTAAAGACGGAACTTACTCGGTTCTAGCCAAAGAAGGAAGCGCGACGATCACGGCATGGCAACAAGCAACTATGAATTCGAGCGATCCGGTTACGCTTTACCTTACACCAAGCGAACAGGAAGCGCCGATTACGATGGGACAGGAGCGTTCTAAGGTTACGGTAAACCTTTTTACGCGAATGGGGAATGGGGATTGGGTCGGCCCTTACGAGCTGGATTGGCGCGAAGCGGTTCACTATCGGATTACTTCCTCTAATGAAATCGTTCAAAGGGGCAACCCGACCGTAGTGAAGGCTAGAATGGGCGAGGAGGTAAGGTTTTGCGCCAGTGGCGCGGAAGCAGGCCTACCGTCGGCCTGCGGCGTTACCGTTATCGATGAGAATATGAAAGGTCAGGTGGAACTACGGTTAGAAGATTCGAAGGCGCTGGCGATTGCGGATTTCTCTTTATTTCCGGAATACGGCAGTTACAGACTCTATAAGATTGTCGAAGGCGACAAAAGACAGGAAATGTACGGCGGCACGAGTCGCTCCGGACTCGTCGAGATCAAGCTTCCATCCGAAGGGATTTACGAGCTCGAGTATAAGGCAGGAAGCTATTGGGCGTCTAACCGGTTTCAAGCGGCTCTTGGAGAGACGATTCGTCTGGGCAAGATCGTTCCGATAGCTAACGGAAGCTACGCGGGTCGGGAAGGCAATCAAGTCTCCGCCGACCGGCAGACGGTTTCGCAAGGCGATCAAGTCCAAGTTCGAGTTGCTTATCGCAATAGCGCGCAAACGGCATCGACGGATGCAAAGCTGAGGTTGGATATTCCCGCCTATTCCGAGCTCGTCGCGGGTAGCGTTGTCCTTAACGGCGTCGCGGTAGAGCCGATACGCGAAGAGGATCGGTTCTACGTGCCGATCGGAACGATTGCCTCGCGTGCTTCGGGAGCGGTTTCCTATAAACTCCGGCTGGATGGGAGTACTCCGCCTGATCTATTAGCGATAGCTCCGGCTCCCGCAATGAAACATGCGATAGACGGAACCGCCGTGGAAGAACCTCTCGGCAGCGCGTTCATAGAGCTATCGAGCGTGACGCTGACGGCTCCGGCGTTTACGGCAAGGCGGGATTTTCTAGTCAGCGGCTCTGCTGTTCCGGGGAGCGCGATCCGGATTTACGACAGGGAAATGCTTGCGGGAGAAACGATTGCCTCATCGGCCGGCTTGTGGTCGACTAAGCTTAACCTCGCAGGCGAGGCTGATCTGACGACGTACCGGCTGCGGGCCGAGGCGGAGAAGAACGGCCAAACCTGGAGCAGCGGGTTGTCCGTCGTTTACTACGACGTCAATTATCCAGAGATCGTCAACTTTAGCATGCGGCAAACGAACGGTCGCTTAGTTAGCTTCGCGCCGGGAGAGGATCCGGGCAAATTCCCGTATGTGTACACGCCCGGAAATCCGTTCGTGCTGACTGCCGTATTCAATAAGCCGAATCGCGTGAAGGATGTCAAATTCTACTTCGGTGATCAAATCGTTGAAGCTTCCCGCCAGCAGGACGGAACCTATCAGTCTTTTATTTACCAGCAGAAACCTGGCCGGATTGGCATAGATTACACACCGATCGAGCAAGCAGAGAGCATTGGTTCCTTTGTAAAGTCCGAAGCGGAGCAGCGTTCGGCGCTTCCTTCCCGTTTCCAGCAGGTAAAGGAGGAGACCGTAGAGATCTCGCCGAGAGAGGATAACGGCAATCGGCAAACTGCGACTTACAAGGCAGTCATTCCTACGTCTAGCGGCGATGCGGACTTCAATATGAACGTCTCGCTGGAACGTCAACTCTATACGCCGACGCAGCAGGACCTGATCAAGGCGGCAGAGACTGGCGTTCCGTTCTACGGCACGCAAATCAGTCATTCCTTCCGCAATGGCAAGCTATCGATAGAACTGCTCACCTACATTCCCGAGCAGGCGTTCAGCGAAGCGGGACTGCTGAATGGAAAAAAAGTTTCTACCGGTATGGTCAACGGCGCTTCGGTAAGCGGCGCGGTCTCGGTCGTGGCAACGCGTGTCGGACTAGCCTTCGCTTCCAAAGCCGGAGAGAACACCTGGAAAACAATCGACGCCGCATATAGTCTTGCGGATGGGCTCGGAGTGAACGAGACGCTTGAAGAGATGGGTAAGTTACTGGATCAGGTGTCCGGAAACTGTTCGCCGGCCTCGACGAAGAAATATGCCGATCAACTGGATAAGCTGCATACGAAGCTAATCGTCAATGAATCGATGAAGGCGGCGATCATGCTTGGAGGAGCAGTCATGGGGCCGGCGACCTTCGGTATCGGGACGGTTGCCATGTTCTTGGTCAGCAATGGAATAGGGAAAGTACTGGACGGGGAGGCGGCAGGCGAGTTTCAGCGAATCAAGGATGGCTTTGCCTCGGATCCCCAGTGCGAGCCCGAAGACGAGGAACGTAAGCCTAGAAGGGAGCCGAAACAACGGTTGGCGGACCCGGTTTGGATTTATGATCCGAGCGGTTACGTCTACGAAGTTGATGAATCTAACCGGATAGGGGACGTTTCGGCTACGGCAATCCACTGGATTGAAGAGGAAAACCGATGGAAGGTTTGGGACGCCGACTGGTACGGTCAACAGAATCCGCTGCAAACGACTCCGGACGGCCGCTACGGCTGGGATGTACCGGAAGGCAAATGGAAAGTGTTATATGAGAAAATTGGTTATCTACCCGCGCAGAGTTGGGAAATGACCGTTCTCCCGCCCCATTTCGACGTAAACGTCGGTCTGATTTCCTATTTGCCTCCTGAGGTTAAGCAAGTGACGCCCGGGCCTGGAGGTTCTTACGTCGATATTACTTTTAACCGTCATGTGCTTGAAAGTTATGCGAACGATCTGACGATTGCCGTGTTGAACCCGGATGACGGCCGGCCTATAGACGGGACGGTATCGTTGCTTAATCCGGTCGTATACCTCGGGCAGAGGGTTGCACGTACCGTTCGGTTTACTCCGGAGACCGCTCTTGAAGTCGGCCGAAGTTATGAAGCGCTTATCAACGCCGCGGTTCAAAGCTACAATCACGTTGGCATGTTGAAGGACTATCGTACTGAAGTTCGGATTACGGCACTAGACGAGGCGGCCCCCGCAGAGGTCACGGAACTACGAGCGGACAGCGACAGCAGACGAATTCTCGTCAGTTGGCGCGACCCGGAGGATGCCGATCTCGACAGATTGGAGATTGTTGCCGTACGTGCGAATGGCTTGGCGGCAGCGCAAAATCTTGCGCCGGTAGTGGTAGCTAAAGGCGTTCAGTATGCGCTATTGGAAGGGTTAGAGGAAAATACATCTTATCGCATTGATGTAAGCGCCATTGACGGCGAGGGCAACGCCGCGAGAAAAACCATAAATGCCACGACCGGCGCAAGCCAGTCTATCGGAGCGGATATAACGCCTCCAACTATGCCAAGCGCGATTCAAGCCATAGCGGCATTAGAAGCAGGAGGTATTCAGGTTAGTTGGCAAGATCCGCCCGATGCGGATTTCGCCTCTGTTCGACTAAGTTGGAGGAAATCGGGCCAGCTTGCGGAAGTCGGTAACGCTACCGTACGGAAGGGAGTGCTTTCTCACCGGATAAGCGATCTTGAACGAGGCTCGAGCTATGAAATTTTTGTCTCGGCAATCGATTTATCCGGCAATGAATCCTATGCGGAGAAGGTTGAATCGATTGCTGGCGGTGGTTCTGTGCAACCAGGCGGGGGTGGAAACGGCGGGCCGGGTACAAAGCCGGGACCTGTTAAACAGCCCGATAATCCGGCATATCATAGTATAGAGACGGCGCAGCTTGGAACGGAGGCAGCACAATACGACCTGTTCAAAGGCGAACTCCGATTGATGCTGTCAAGCGGCTCCTTGTTGAAGGCGACGGAACTGAGCGCGGCCCGTTTAAGCGAGGCAGGGATACGGGAAGCGAAGCCTGCTGAAGGATCCGGACTATCATTGGTTGGTCAGGCTTATTTCCTTAAAATAGGCGAAGGCCAGTCGTTGCTGAAACCCGGCGCATTGACGATACGGTACGATTCGAATCTCCTTAACGGCGCCGACCCCCGCAAGCTGGGTATCTATCGCCTGGAGCCGGATCAATCGCGAGTATGGACCTATGTTGGGGGTATCTCGGATAAGGGAAGCGGGATGACCGCCGTATTTAAGGAAACCGGAACCTACGCCGTAATGCTGGCCAATTACACTTTCGAAGATACGGCCGATCATTGGGCAAGGGTGGATATCGAGGTGCTTGCCGCTAAGCACCTGGCGGAAGGAACCGGAGAGAATCGCTTCGAGCCGAATCGGCCGGTTACCAGAGCGGAATTCGCCAAGCTGGCGATCGCGCTTCTGCAACGAATGAATCCGGCGGCGGAATTTTCTACCCAATCCGGGGAGAAATACAGCTTTGCGGACGTGAATTCGAAAGCATGGTATGCGGTTTGGGTAGAGGAAGCGGCATCGCTTGGACTGATTAACGGGTCAGGCGGAAAGTTCCGTCCTGCCGATGCGATCACAAGAGAGGAAGCGGCAGTCATTCTTGCCCGTCTACTCGGCTTGCATAAGAACAACGAATCCGCAGCGAGCGTTCCCGATGGAATCAAGGAACGGTTCATCGACAGCGACGAAGTCGCCGGATGGGCTCGGCAGGCGATCGGAAAGCTGATTCCATTGGGAATACTTCGCGGTTCGGGCGGCAAATTATACCCGAAAGGCACGACCACGAGATCGGAAGCAGCCGTTCTCATCCTGAGATTACTTGAAGGCAAGGTTAAAAACGAATAA
- a CDS encoding NAD(P)-binding domain-containing protein — MKSIGFIGLGTMGEPMAANLIRKGYSVLVYNRTPGKARQLVDLGADEAPTPLEVAKRVDVVITMISNDQAIEEVYFGENGLLKEIKPGTTLIDSSTISPALARRLASEVADRFCDFIDAPVTGSRPAAVDGTLLFMAGGDKMTIADHQDILLAMGREIIYMGDSGNGATAKLAHNTIVGINAAGLIEGMAIAAKSNIDASSFLRIVQGGGAASKQADLKGKKIIDSEYSVQFSLALMLKDLRLSSVLTDNLGVTSPMLEAAQGMFQLGEAAGYGESDLSALAQVYEKWIGKKIGAPASPSVPESKLAERRRKIRLPLDIPLMMSIYQWEGDGGFHGQSVNGYLRDLSEDGIQIESDFPLEKDMFIVLHFLQESALPPMTARIIRIERHNGAFKYGCMLSALPLYQRIQLQEYISKQSS, encoded by the coding sequence ATGAAATCAATCGGATTTATCGGACTCGGCACGATGGGCGAGCCTATGGCCGCCAACCTAATACGCAAAGGTTATTCCGTGCTCGTGTATAACCGCACTCCGGGAAAAGCACGGCAACTGGTGGATTTGGGAGCGGACGAGGCCCCTACTCCTCTGGAAGTCGCTAAGCGAGTGGACGTCGTCATTACGATGATCAGCAACGACCAAGCGATCGAAGAGGTTTATTTCGGGGAAAACGGGCTACTCAAAGAGATCAAGCCCGGGACGACCCTTATCGATAGCAGCACGATATCGCCGGCGCTAGCTAGGCGACTCGCTTCCGAGGTTGCCGATCGGTTCTGCGATTTCATAGACGCTCCCGTTACCGGCAGCAGGCCCGCGGCGGTAGACGGAACGTTGCTGTTCATGGCCGGCGGAGACAAGATGACGATCGCCGATCATCAGGATATATTGCTCGCCATGGGTCGGGAAATTATTTATATGGGAGATAGCGGGAACGGAGCAACCGCCAAGCTTGCCCACAATACGATCGTCGGCATTAATGCCGCCGGATTGATCGAGGGCATGGCGATCGCGGCTAAGAGCAATATCGATGCTTCCTCGTTCCTGCGGATCGTTCAAGGGGGCGGTGCCGCAAGCAAACAGGCAGACCTGAAGGGCAAGAAGATCATAGATAGCGAGTACAGCGTGCAATTCTCGCTTGCGCTAATGCTGAAGGATCTTCGTCTCTCCTCCGTCCTTACGGACAATCTCGGAGTCACCTCTCCCATGCTGGAAGCCGCCCAAGGCATGTTCCAGCTCGGTGAAGCCGCCGGTTACGGCGAGTCGGATCTATCCGCGCTTGCTCAAGTTTACGAGAAATGGATCGGCAAGAAAATCGGCGCTCCCGCTTCCCCATCCGTACCGGAGAGCAAGCTTGCCGAACGGCGCCGCAAAATCCGTTTGCCGCTGGATATCCCGCTCATGATGTCTATTTACCAATGGGAAGGCGACGGCGGATTCCACGGGCAATCCGTTAATGGTTACCTGCGCGATCTCTCCGAGGACGGTATCCAGATCGAATCGGATTTCCCGCTCGAGAAGGACATGTTCATCGTCCTTCACTTCCTTCAGGAATCGGCGCTTCCTCCGATGACCGCGCGAATTATTCGAATCGAACGTCATAACGGGGCTTTCAAATACGGCTGCATGCTGTCCGCGTTGCCGCTGTACCAGCGAATTCAACTTCAGGAATACATCTCTAAACAATCTAGTTAA
- a CDS encoding response regulator transcription factor — protein MNVILADDERLVRSSLRSMLEELNIPIRIVGEARNGEELLKLVKSSSPDLIFVDIRMPKMDGLEAIREGKRFAPDASWVIVTGFSEFKYAQEAIRLGTSNYLLKPAEPEELEKCVRMAIQEQNKTAYYLNCEFEHWLTTQLRKSSSEAIDSRESSYQGYRLTGLTLYLNKTDLKPGSSDLMQKLAQEIQQAIVKQPEFKEVRSGIVSLRSETISCFWAFPVTGSPAHIPLISSIERQALSIVNREPGSSIHVLRTNDCEDVLNLLREMEEIHALAPLRVLFPVSSEVLSIAALRAAAVVGKSNVFEFCEHLVQLINLYHRKDYVSYLKKVATMKKHDMRDLFESRDKLKHVCRFLAKAIHSPVHEGMSAPDWYQALQRQGEDLLTDSNLNSPMDKTDVIQRVIEYVDKHYMEEIGIGTLAGEFNVTPNYLSTLFHKRNGVTFVKYLTNTRMLKAKELLLTKSEFKVQDVAQAVGYFSSRHFTKLFLEHFQCYPSEIRERNG, from the coding sequence ATGAACGTAATTCTTGCCGATGACGAAAGATTAGTACGTTCCAGTCTAAGAAGCATGCTTGAAGAGTTGAATATTCCGATTCGAATCGTCGGCGAAGCCCGGAACGGCGAAGAATTATTAAAGCTGGTCAAGTCCTCGTCCCCGGATCTGATCTTCGTCGATATCCGTATGCCCAAGATGGACGGGCTTGAAGCGATCCGCGAAGGAAAACGATTCGCGCCGGACGCGAGTTGGGTAATCGTCACCGGGTTCTCCGAATTCAAATACGCTCAAGAAGCCATCCGGTTGGGTACCAGCAATTATTTACTTAAACCGGCGGAACCCGAGGAATTGGAGAAATGCGTCCGCATGGCTATCCAAGAGCAGAACAAAACCGCCTATTACTTGAACTGCGAATTCGAGCATTGGCTAACGACCCAGCTTCGCAAATCGAGCTCGGAAGCCATCGATTCCCGCGAATCCTCCTATCAGGGATATCGTTTAACGGGCTTAACGCTTTACTTGAACAAAACCGACTTGAAACCGGGATCCTCGGATCTTATGCAGAAGTTGGCGCAAGAGATTCAACAGGCGATTGTCAAACAACCCGAGTTCAAAGAAGTTCGAAGCGGAATCGTAAGCCTGCGTAGCGAAACGATATCTTGCTTCTGGGCTTTTCCCGTTACGGGTTCGCCTGCTCATATACCCTTGATTTCTAGCATCGAGAGACAAGCGTTGTCCATCGTTAACCGGGAACCGGGATCTTCCATTCACGTATTGCGGACGAACGATTGCGAGGATGTGCTAAATCTGCTGCGCGAGATGGAGGAAATCCATGCTTTAGCTCCGCTCCGGGTTTTGTTTCCCGTTAGTTCCGAAGTTTTGTCTATTGCCGCATTACGTGCCGCTGCCGTTGTCGGTAAATCGAATGTCTTTGAATTCTGCGAACATCTCGTTCAATTGATCAACCTGTACCACCGTAAGGATTATGTAAGCTACCTGAAGAAAGTCGCCACGATGAAGAAACATGACATGCGGGATCTATTCGAGAGTCGCGATAAGCTTAAACACGTTTGCCGGTTTCTCGCGAAGGCCATTCATTCGCCGGTTCACGAAGGGATGTCCGCACCGGACTGGTACCAGGCACTGCAACGTCAAGGAGAAGATTTGCTGACGGACTCCAATCTGAATTCGCCTATGGATAAAACGGATGTTATTCAACGCGTAATCGAATACGTCGATAAACATTATATGGAGGAAATAGGCATCGGGACGTTAGCGGGAGAATTCAACGTGACTCCCAACTATTTAAGTACGCTATTCCATAAAAGGAATGGCGTCACCTTTGTCAAATATTTAACGAATACCCGTATGCTGAAAGCCAAAGAGCTTCTCTTAACGAAATCCGAGTTTAAGGTTCAAGATGTCGCCCAAGCCGTCGGATATTTCAGTTCTCGACATTTTACCAAATTATTTCTTGAACATTTCCAATGTTACCCTTCCGAAATTCGAGAAAGAAACGGATAA